The Amblyomma americanum isolate KBUSLIRL-KWMA chromosome 5, ASM5285725v1, whole genome shotgun sequence genome window below encodes:
- the LOC144133907 gene encoding uncharacterized protein LOC144133907, translating to MSTDVPLFVQVGGRKYCCRSNCLFLIVLPCPRTLLVCFSDCISIVGLLLKLSGDVEENPGPDTMEMIQQVIASQTEILSKLSEIQENQTSSEARILDMQSRLSAIEQKLQTFDESRDRLSKLETFAERCEIEMTTVLRKLDELENRSRRNNLIVRGVKEEESECEEDLLRKVNNDIFDKFLKQRVDTIERIHRLGKREPGRDRPIIIKLTDFRDKMKIMSNCFNLKGTQFSVNEDFSKRVVEIRKNLWNSCADERKNGVKAKLIFDKLKVKNTLYAWNEETKQRFKCQVATSTSNE from the coding sequence atgtcaactgatgtgccactatttgtgcaggttgGTGGACGAAAATATTGCTGCCGTAGCAACTGCCTTTTTTTGATCGTGTTGCCGTGTCCACGCACATTGCTGGTTTGCTTTAGTGATTGTATCTCAATTGTAGGCCTGTTGCTGAAGTTATCCGGTGATGTTGAGGAAAATCCTGGCCCGGATACAATGGAAATGATTCAACAAGTTATTGCTTCTCAAACTGAAATCCTCAGCAAATTAAGCGAAATACAGGAAAACCAAACATCGTCTGAAGCAAGAATTCTGGACATGCAATCCAGGCTGTCTGCTATAGAACAAAAGCTACAAACCTTTGACGAGTCTCGGGATAGGCTTTCGAAACTAGAAACTTTTGCTGAAAGATGTGAAATAGAAATGACTACAGTTTTGAGAAAACTTGATGAGTTGGAAAACCGCTCGCGGCGCAATAACTTGATTGTACGCGGAGTCAAGGAGGAGGAATCAGAGTGTGAAGAGGACCTACTACGGAAAGTAAACAATGACATCTTTGATAAATTTCTGAAACAAAGGGTGGACACTATTGAAAGGATTCACCGACTTGGAAAGAGGGAACCAGGTAGAGACCGTCCGATTATTATTAAACTTACTGACTTTAGGGATAAGATGAAAATAATGAGTAACTGTTTCAACCTAAAAGGCACTCAATTTAGTGTAAATGAAGATTTTTCTAAAAGGGTTGTGGAAATACGAAAAAACCTTTGGAACTCCTGTGCCGATGAACGAAAGAACGGCGTGAAAGCTAAGTTAATTTTTGATAAGTTAAAAGTCAAGAATACCTTATACGCATGGAACGAGGAGACCAAGCAGCGGTTCAAATGCCAGGTTGCCACTAGCACTAGCAATGAGTAA
- the LOC144132484 gene encoding uncharacterized protein LOC144132484 — protein sequence MAATVGPRAVSTRASWTDREVECFLALISEKKVSEALDSRRQRNQDVFKDLQAEMANLGYHWTWQQLRNCWKNLKKRFTAERLEQERSGAAPSAWKWYDHMSALLSHRPMVQAREYGVDSQDVPPDYGDNSQLGKYTPKCVFTLVYFYVM from the exons atggcagccaccgtcggtccccgcgctgtttccacccgagcttcttggaccgaccgggaaGTAGAATGTTTTTTAGCGCTGATCAGTGAGAAAAAagtgagcgaggcgctggacagcagacggcagcgcaatCAAGATGTTTTCAAAGAcctgcaggccgaaatggccaatctcggctaccactggacgtggcagcagttgcggaactgctggaagaatttgaagaagcgattcacggcc gaacggttggagcaagagagaagtggagctgcaccgtcggcttggaagtggtatgaccacaTGAGCGCGCTTCTCAGCCACAGGCCGATGGTGCAGGCTCGCGAGTACGGCGTGGACTCGCAAGATGTCCCACCAGACTACGGCGACAACTCGCAGCTAGGAAAGTATACACCCAAATGTGTTTTCACGCTCGTTTACTTTTATGTGATGTAG